The Musa acuminata AAA Group cultivar baxijiao chromosome BXJ2-2, Cavendish_Baxijiao_AAA, whole genome shotgun sequence genome has a segment encoding these proteins:
- the LOC103975462 gene encoding peroxidase P7 isoform X2, whose translation MAAAFCRDRVLVFCFLALLACAADGQLSPTFYSSTCPNLQSIVRSAMTQAVNKEGRMAASILRLFFHDCFVSGCDGSILLDDTSTFTGEKNAGPNVNSVRGFEVIDTIKSNVETACKATVSCADILALAARDGVVLLGGPTWTVQLGRRDATTASQSSANSNLPSPGSSLSQLISSFSSKGLSARDMTALSGAHTIGQARCTTFRSHIYNDANVDASFASTHKHTCPASGGDSNLAPLDLKTPTTFDNRYYQILVVRRGLLHSDQELFNNGSQDSLVRQYSTNAAAFSCDFAAAMVKMGNISPLTGTKGEIRLNCRKNLNARDLTALSGAHTIGQARCVNFRSHIYNDANIDASFASQTQQNCPSSGGDNTLAPLDLQTPTAFDNAYYQNLVAQKGLLHSDQELFNNGTQDALVRQYSTNAAAFSRDFAAAMVKMGNISPLTGSQGEIRLDCKKVN comes from the exons ATGGCCGCCGCGTTCTGCCGTGACAGAGTGCTCGTCTTCTGCTTCCTTGCTCTGCTTGCCTGCGCCGCCGATGGACAGTTGTCGCCGACGTTCTACAGCTCTACGTGCCCCAATCTGCAGAGCATCGTGCGGTCGGCCATGACTCAGGCCGTCAACAAGGAGGGGAGGATGGCCGCGTCCATCCTCCGGTTGTTCTTCCACGACTGCTTTGTCAGT GGCTGTGACGGATCGATTCTTCTGGATGACACATCTACCTTCACCGGCGAGAAGAACGCGGGCCCGAACGTCAACTCCGTCCGCGGCTTTGAAGTCATCGATACCATCAAATCCAACGTCGAGACCGCGTGCAAAGCCACTGTGTCGTGCGCTGACATCCTCGCGCTCGCCGCGCGTGACGGTGTTGTGCTG CTCGGGGGACCAACATGGACCGTGCAACTGGGACGCAGGGACGCCACCACCGCCAGCCAAAGCTCGGCCAACAGCAACCTCCCCAGCCCCGGCTCCAGCCTCTCCCAGCTCATCTCATCGTTCTCCTCCAAGGGCCTGAGCGCCCGCGACATGACCGCGCTCTCCGGCGCCCACACCATCGGCCAAGCCCGCTGCACCACCTTCCGCTCCCACATCTACAACGACGCCAACGTCGACGCCAGCTTCGCGTCGACCCATAAGCATACCTGCCCCGCCTCCGGCGGCGACAGCAACCTGGCCCCGCTCGACCTCAAGACGCCCACCACCTTCGACAACCGGTACTACCAGATCCTGGTGGTCCGGCGGGGCCTGCTGCACTCGGACCAGGAGCTCTTCAACAACGGGTCTCAGGACTCGCTGGTCCGCCAGTACAGCACCAACGCGGCGGCCTTCAGCTGCGACTTCGCGGCGGCCATGGTGAAGATGGGAAACATCAGCCCGCTCACAGGGACCAAGGGGGAGATCAGGTTGAACTGCAGGAAG AACCTGAACGCGCGGGACCTCACCGCGCTCTCCGGCGCCCACACCATCGGCCAGGCCCGCTGCGTCAACTTCCGCTCCCACATCTACAACGACGCCAACATCGACGCCAGCTTCGCGTCGCAGACCCAGCAGAACTGCCCGTCCTCCGGCGGCGACAACACCCTGGCGCCGCTCGACCTGCAGACACCCACCGCCTTCGACAACGCGTACTATCAGAACCTGGTGGCGCAGAAGGGCCTCCTCCACTCGGACCAGGAACTCTTCAACAACGGCACTCAGGACGCGCTGGTCCGGCAGTACAGCACCAACGCCGCAGCCTTTTCGAGGGACTTCGCGGCGGCCATGGTGAAGATGGGAAACATCAGCCCGTTGACGGGAAGCCAGGGAGAGATTAGGTTGGATTGCAAGAAGGTGAACTGA
- the LOC103975462 gene encoding peroxidase P7 isoform X1, translated as MAVSSERIAIVFCLALLVCIADGQLSPMFYRKTCPNLQTVVRSAMTQAVNNEPRMGASILRMFFHDCFVNGCDGSILLDDTATFTGEKNAGPNANSVRGYDVIDTIKSNVEAACPGIVSCADIVALAARDGVVLLGGPSWTVKLGRRDATTASQSAANTNLPAPGSSLSQLKTAFANKNLNARDLTALSGAHTIGQARCVNFRSHIYNDANIDASFASQTQQNCPSSGGDNTLAPLDLQTPTAFDNAYYQNLVAQKGLLHSDQELFNNGTQDALVRQYSTNAAAFSRDFAAAMVKMGNISPLTGSQGEIRLDCKKVN; from the exons ATGGCTGTGTCCTCTGAGAGAATCGCCATCGTCTTCTGCCTTGCTCTACTTGTCTGCATTGCCGACGGGCAGCTTTCGCCGATGTTCTACAGAAAGACATGTCCCAACCTGCAGACCGTGGTGCGGTCGGCCATGACGCAGGCCGTCAATAACGAGCCGAGGATGGGCGCCTCCATCCTCCGGATGTTCTTCCATGATTGCTTCGTCAAC GGCTGCGACGGGTCGATCCTTCTTGATGACACGGCGACGTTCACCGGAGAGAAGAATGCGGGACCGAATGCCAACTCTGTGCGTGGCTACGATGTGATCGACACCATCAAATCCAACGTGGAAGCAGCCTGCCCTGGCATCGTCTCGTGCGCCGATATCGTCGCACTTGCCGCCCGCGACGGCGTAGTTTTG CTTGGAGGGCCATCGTGGACGGTGAAACTGGGACGCAGGGACGCGACCACAGCCAGCCAAAGCGCGGCCAACACCAACCTCCCGGCCCCCGGCTCCAGCCTCTCCCAGCTGAAGACGGCCTTCGCCAACAAGAACCTGAACGCGCGGGACCTCACCGCGCTCTCCGGCGCCCACACCATCGGCCAGGCCCGCTGCGTCAACTTCCGCTCCCACATCTACAACGACGCCAACATCGACGCCAGCTTCGCGTCGCAGACCCAGCAGAACTGCCCGTCCTCCGGCGGCGACAACACCCTGGCGCCGCTCGACCTGCAGACACCCACCGCCTTCGACAACGCGTACTATCAGAACCTGGTGGCGCAGAAGGGCCTCCTCCACTCGGACCAGGAACTCTTCAACAACGGCACTCAGGACGCGCTGGTCCGGCAGTACAGCACCAACGCCGCAGCCTTTTCGAGGGACTTCGCGGCGGCCATGGTGAAGATGGGAAACATCAGCCCGTTGACGGGAAGCCAGGGAGAGATTAGGTTGGATTGCAAGAAGGTGAACTGA
- the LOC135605932 gene encoding U-box domain-containing protein 17-like: MTSPLAFLYVRRRRSPLAGAFFAPGDLSGAALLHALAALLHVLSADVACWPARSQRRNCRSLARVLGILAILFDSLKESFAPSPSSPLPPRFPPSAVLCLRELYIFVYRAKLLLEYCSQSSRLWLLIRSPQISGYFHDLSQELATLLEVLPVDDLRLAADVREQIELLRRQCRRSKLCLDPNEEDLRQKIQSFLGQFETRKAPDPVELRNTFFDRLGIRDARACRKEIEFLEEHIFNQEEDVDTSVISGVIALTRYCRFLLFGFQEMEVERPFSDQGKISRKRLVSQGSSVSQGSGDFSLTIPKDFCCPISLDLMKDPVVVSTGQTYDRASITQWIEEGHRTCPNSGQTLSNNRLIPNRALRSLISQWCAAYGIPHETPDGADASAESIVAACTSKAATEANRATARILVQQLSVGSQELKAVAARELRLLAKTGRENRSFIAEAGAIPLLCRLFRSTNLMAQQNAVTAMLNISIHDDNKSRIVEEEGCLRLIVHVLRHGLTGEARENAAATLFSLSAVHDFKKTIVDEEGAVVGLVNLLMQGSQRGKKDAVMALFNLSTHLDTWSRMLELGAVSALLEALKDESVAEEALGALALLMRQPVVAQAVGSEDAAIASLLEMMRRGTPKRKENAVAALHEMCQRGGLPVTQKVAKTPMLGGLIQTILFTGTKRARRKAALLARMCQRCDSPAAMVYGNEWSPSRALARSSSSRGTSFRSGDVSVSMSRAVRVPVL, from the coding sequence ATGACCTCCCCGCTCGCGTTCCTCTACGTCCGGCGCCGGCGGTCGCCCCTCGCCGGAGCGTTCTTCGCCCCCGGGGACCTGTCCGGCGCCGCCCTCCTCCACGCCCTCGCCGCCCTCCTCCACGTGCTCTCCGCCGATGTCGCCTGCTGGCCTGCCCGGTCCCAGCGCCGTAACTGCCGGTCCCTCGCCCGCGTGCTCGGGATCCTCGCCATCCTCTTCGATTCCCTTAAGGAATCCTTCGCCCCCTCGCCCTCCTCCCCCCTCCCGCCGCGGTTCCCCCCCTCGGCCGTGCTGTGCCTCCGGGAGCTCTACATCTTTGTCTACAGAGCCAAGCTCCTCCTGGAGTACTGCTCCCAGTCGAGCCGGCTCTGGCTTCTGATACGGAGCCCCCAGATCTCGGGCTACTTCCACGACCTCTCCCAGGAGCTGGCCACGCTGCTCGAAGTCCTCCCCGTTGACGACCTCCGCCTCGCCGCCGACGTCCGCGAGCAGATCGAGCTCCTCCGGCGGCAGTGCCGGCGATCCAAGCTCTGCCTCGACCCCAACGAGGAGGATCTCCGACAAAAGATCCAATCTTTCTTGGGTCAGTTCGAGACCAGGAAGGCACCGGATCCTGTGGAGCTTCGGAACACTTTCTTCGACCGGCTGGGAATCCGTGACGCCAGGGCTTGCCGGAAGGAGATCGAATTCCTGGAAGAACATATCTTTAATCAGGAAGAAGACGTCGATACGTCCGTCATCAGCGGGGTAATTGCGCTCACGCGGTATTGCAGATTCTTGCTGTTTGGATTCCAAGAAATGGAGGTCGAGAGGCCCTTCAGCGACCAGGGTAAGATATCGAGGAAGCGATTGGTGAGTCAGGGGAGCAGTGTGAGCCAGGGGAGCGGCGATTTCTCGCTGACGATCCCCAAGGACTTCTGCTGCCCGATCTCGCTCGATCTGATGAAAGACCCGGTGGTCGTCTCTACTGGCCAGACGTACGATCGTGCTTCCATCACTCAGTGGATCGAAGAAGGGCATCGCACTTGCCCTAACTCAGGCCAAACTCTTTCGAACAATCGCCTTATCCCGAACAGAGCTCTTAGAAGCTTGATCTCCCAGTGGTGTGCCGCTTACGGAATCCCACACGAAACCCCCGATGGCGCTGATGCTTCAGCTGAGAGCATCGTGGCAGCATGCACTAGCAAGGCGGCAACTGAAGCAAACAGAGCCACCGCAAGAATCTTAGTGCAGCAGCTGTCGGTCGGTTCGCAGGAATTGAAGGCCGTCGCTGCCCGCGAGCTCCGGCTGCTGGCGAAGACCGGGAGGGAGAACAGGTCTTTCATTGCGGAGGCAGGGGCCATCCCCCTTCTCTGCCGCCTCTTCCGGTCGACGAACCTGATGGCCCAACAGAACGCGGTGACCGCGATGCTAAACATATCCATTCACGACGACAACAAGAGCCGGATCGTGGAGGAGGAAGGATGCCTGAGATTGATCGTTCACGTTCTGAGGCATGGGTTGACCGGCGAGGCAAGGGAGAACGCGGCGGCCACATTGTTCAGCCTGTCTGCCGTGCACGACTTCAAGAAAACGATCGTGGACGAGGAGGGTGCTGTGGTCGGACTGGTCAATTTGCTGATGCAGGGAAGCCAAAGAGGGAAGAAGGATGCAGTGATGGCGCTGTTCAATCTTTCGACTCACTTGGACACCTGGTCTCGGATGCTGGAATTGGGGGCGGTGTCGGCGCTGCTCGAAGCACTGAAAGACGAGAGCGTCGCCGAAGAGGCCTTAGGAGCTTTGGCATTGCTCATGAGGCAGCCCGTGGTGGCACAGGCAGTCGGGAGTGAGGACGCTGCGATCGCCAGCCTGTTGGAGATGATGAGGAGGGGAACcccaaagaggaaggagaacgcgGTGGCAGCGCTGCATGAGATGTGCCAGCGTGGTGGTCTGCCTGTGACGCAGAAGGTGGCCAAGACGCCGATGTTGGGCGGGTTGATCCAGACCATCCTGTTCACGGGGACGAAAAGGGCCAGAAGAAAGGCGGCGTTGCTTGCTAGGATGTGCCAGAGGTGTGACTCGCCGGCGGCCATGGTATATGGGAATGAATGGAGTCCGAGCCGCGCGTTGGCGAGAAGCAGCTCCTCGAGAGGTACGAGCTTCCGAAGCGGGGATGTGTCGGTTTCCATGTCCAGGGCTGTTCGAGTACCTGTGCTATAG
- the LOC135605933 gene encoding tetrahydroberberine oxidase-like → MIHVTYKPYHGMETSPDRRRWIVMNGERRTEMTPRSGHLLLSLLPCLSILSASSLPYPESFLLCLSSTASPSTDWSRLLYLPNSPSYFSLLNSSIQNLRFSSPETPKPLLIIAPTDASQVQALVNCCRDHGLPIRVRSGGHDYEGLSYRSEKKSNFVLVDLADLRSVSVDVEHAVAWVEAGATVGELYYRIAEHSGTLGFPAGVCPTVGVGGHLSGGGFGLLWRKYGLAADNVLDAKVIDVDGRILDRESMGEDLFWATRGGGGASFGVIVSWKVRLVPVPATVSTFTVHRTSEQGAIELMNKWQNIAHLLHDDLLLRVNIAQTEGAKRRVEAVFMSMFLGDCEGLLQHMGHSFPELGVERDECREMTWIESAVHAAGHTNREPIEILTDRGLQPKIFNKGKSDYVTEPIPVTGWEAIWGRISEEKAGSMRIDPCGGRMSEIEESRTPYPHRKGNLFIIHYLSIWKDGSVAESKQHLDWSRRMYRFMTPYVSKHPRAAYVNFRDLDLGKNDGSRSYSEAKVWGEKYFKNNFRRLAMVKGVVDPGNFFSHEQSIPPLVVETEKMSQ, encoded by the coding sequence ATGATCCATGTGACATACAAACCTTATCATGGCATGGAAACATCACCAGATCGCAGGAGATGGATTGTCATGAACGGAGAACGGAGAACGGAGATGACACCACGCTCCGGTCATCTTCTACTCTCCCTGCTTCCGTGCCTCTCAATCTTGTCAGCCTCTTCACTTCCGTATCCTGAGagcttcctcctctgcctctCTTCTACCGCTTCACCCTCCACCGACTGGTCTCGTCTCCTCTACCTCCCCAACAGCCCTTCCTACTTCTCCCTCCTCAATTCCTCCATCCAAAACCTCAGATTCTCTTCCCCTGAAACACCAAAACCCCTCCTCATCATCGCTCCGACTGATGCATCCCAAGTTCAAGCATTGGTCAACTGCTGCAGGGATCACGGCCTGCCGATCCGAGTTCGGAGCGGCGGGCACGACTACGAAGGCTTGTCGTACCGATCCGAGAAGAAGAGCAACTTTGTCTTGGTCGATCTGGCCGACCTCCGGTCGGTGAGCGTCGACGTAGAACACGCCGTGGCTTGGGTGGAAGCTGGAGCCACCGTCGGCGAACTCTACTATAGGATTGCAGAACACAGCGGGACGCTTGGGTTCCCCGCCGGCGTCTGCCCCACGGTCGGCGTCGGCGGCCACCTTAGTGGCGGCGGCTTTGGGCTCTTGTGGCGGAAGTATGGGCTCGCAGCTGATAACGTTTTGGACGCCAAGGTAATCGACGTCGATGGCAGGATCCTGGACAGGGAATCCATGGGCGAGGACCTCTTCTGGGCCACAAGAGGCGGCGGCGGAGCAAGCTTCGGTGTCATCGTCTCTTGGAAGGTCAGATTGGTCCCCGTCCCTGCCACCGTGAGCACGTTCACCGTTCACAGGACGTCGGAGCAGGGAGCAATCGAGCTGATGAACAAATGGCAGAACATTGCTCACCTGCTCCATGACGACCTGCTCCTCCGCGTTAACATAGCCCAAACCGAGGGGGCAAAGAGGAGGGTGGAGGCGGTGTTCATGTCCATGTTTCTTGGAGACTGCGAAGGGCTCCTCCAACACATGGGGCACAGCTTCCCGGAGCTGGGAGTGGAGAGGGACGAGTGCAGAGAGATGACTTGGATCGAGTCTGCAGTACATGCCGCAGGGCACACAAACAGAGAGCCGATAGAGATTCTCACGGACAGAGGATTGCAGCCGAAGATCTTCAACAAAGGCAAGTCTGACTACGTGACAGAGCCCATCCCGGTGACGGGGTGGGAAGCCATCTGGGGTAGGATCTCCGAGGAGAAAGCTGGTTCGATGCGGATTGATCCCTGTGGTGGGAGGATGAGTGAGATAGAAGAGTCACGGACGCCGTATCCTCACAGGAAGGGCAACCTCTTCATCATCCACTACCTTTCTATATGGAAAGATGGTAGTGTTGCAGAATCCAAGCAGCACTTGGATTGGAGCAGGAGGATGTACAGATTCATGACTCCATACGTCTCCAAGCATCCTCGAGCTGCGTATGTCAACTTCAGGGATCTTGACCTGGGAAAGAACGATGGTAGCAGGAGTTACTCTGAGGCGAAGGTTTGGGGTGAGAAGTACTTCAAGAACAACTTTAGGAGGTTGGCCATGGTGAAGGGCGTGGTGGATCCTGGCAACTTTTTCAGCCATGAACAGAGCATCCCACCTCTTGTCGTTGAGACTGAGAAGATGTCACAGTAG
- the LOC135586109 gene encoding peroxidase P7-like: MGVNTVHIDMASDNVLSEVLIIIQVEKEVFLTSLVVFGAVAQHMATVERKATEAFSLWGRGHRSRSDQHMRRCQLRCIQSTLLNKFAGRSRPSIAAHYLSSVMASLLPGFIVFSLLAGVLHGQLSPSFYATTCPNLQTIVRSVMAQAVSQEPRMGASILRLFFHDCFVNGCDASILLDDTANFTGEKNAAPNANSVRGYEVIDAIKTRVEAACNATVSCADIVALAARDGVYLLGGPTWAVPLGRRDARTASQDAANSNLPGPFSSLATLISMFDAKGLSAQDMTALSGAHTIGMARCGLFRSRIFNDANVNASFAAERKLTCPATGGDGNLAPLDVATPNLFDSSFYRNLVAARGLLHSDQELYNGGSQDALVRNYSVNATAFASDFSSAMVKLGYLSPLTGKNGEIRLNCRKGLDMRDLTALSGAHTVGSARCSNFRPHVYNDSNIDPGFAWLRRQTCQAVGGDATMAPLDSTSPTRFDNSYFQNLMGRRGLLHSDQELFNNGPADWLVQLYSSNATAFATDFAASMVKMGNISPLTGYLGEIRLNCRRTN, encoded by the exons ATGGGAGTCAACACTGTTCATATAGATATGGCTTCAGATAATGTTCTATCAGAAGTACTAATAATAATCCAAGTAGAAAAGGAAGTGTTTTTGACCTCTCTGGTAGTCTTTGGAGCAGTAGCCCAACACATGGCGACAGTGGAGAGGAAGGCCACTGAAGCTTTTAGCTTGTGGGGAAGGGGGCACCGAAGCAGGTCAGATCAACACATGAG ACGGTGTCAATTGCGCTGCATACAGAGCACTCTGCTCAATAAATTTGCCGGCCGAAGTAGGCCTTCCATCGCAGCACATTACCTTTCGTCGGTCATGGCTTCTCTTCTTCCTGGCTTCATCGTATTCTCTTTGCTTGCTGGTGTCCTCCATGGTCAGCTGTCGCCATCGTTCTACGCCACCACCTGCCCTAACCTGCAGACCATCGTGCGGTCGGTGATGGCCCAGGCCGTCAGCCAAGAGCCGCGTATGGGTGCGTCCATTCTCCGCCTCTTCTTCCATGACTGCTTCGTCAAT GGCTGTGATGCGTCGATTCTGCTGGACGACACGGCGAACTTCACAGGCGAGAAGAACGCGGCGCCGAATGCGAACTCCGTCCGTGGCTACGAAGTCATCGACGCCATCAAAACCCGGGTGGAGGCGGCCTGCAACGCCACGGTCTCCTGCGCCGACATCGTCGCCCTCGCCGCTCGCGACGGCGTATACCTG CTTGGGGGTCCGACGTGGGCGGTGCCGCTGGGCCGCAGGGACGCGAGGACGGCGAGCCAGGACGCGGCCAACTCCAACCTCCCGGGCCCATTCTCCAGCCTCGCCACGCTGATCTCCATGTTCGACGCCAAGGGCCTGAGCGCGCAGGACATGACGGCGCTCTCCGGCGCGCACACCATCGGGATGGCGCGCTGCGGCCTCTTCCGCTCCCGCATCTTCAACGACGCCAACGTGAACGCCAGCTTCGCCGCCGAGAGGAAGCTGACCTGCCCGGCGACGGGCGGCGACGGCAACCTGGCCCCCCTCGACGTGGCGACCCCCAACCTGTTCGACAGCAGCTTCTACAGGAACCTGGTGGCGGCGCGGGGCCTACTTCACTCGGACCAGGAGCTCTACAACGGCGGGTCTCAGGACGCACTGGTGCGCAACTACAGCGTCAACGCCACGGCGTTCGCCAGCGACTTCTCGAGCGCGATGGTGAAGCTGGGATACCTCAGTCCTCTCACCGGGAAAAATGGCGAGATCAGGTTGAACTGCAGAAAG GGCCTCGACATGCGCGACCTGACCGCGCTCTCCGGCGCTCACACCGTCGGCAGCGCCCGCTGCAGCAACTTCCGCCCCCACGTCTACAACGACAGCAACATCGACCCGGGCTTCGCGTGGCTCCGGAGGCAGACTTGCCAGGCCGTCGGCGGCGACGCCACGATGGCCCCGCTGGATTCCACCAGCCCCACCCGGTTCGACAACAGCTACTTCCAGAACCTGATGGGCCGGAGGGGGCTGCTGCACTCCGACCAGGAGCTCTTCAACAACGGGCCAGCGGACTGGCTGGTGCAGCTCTACAGCTCCAACGCGACGGCATTTGCCACGGACTTCGCGGCATCCATGGTGAAGATGGGAAACATCAGCCCACTGACGGGATATCTCGGGGAGATCAGATTGAACTGCCGGAGGACGAACTGA
- the LOC103975459 gene encoding large ribosomal subunit protein uL5z-like, whose amino-acid sequence MGSKKKLSNRMRDIKVQNLVRNVSVAESRDRFTRAAKVLEQLSGQTPVFSKASYTVRSFGIKRNEKIACYVTVRGDKAMQLLLSRLKVKEYELLGRNLSNIGCFFFGIQEHIDLGIKSDPSTGIYGMDFYVVLERAGYRVSHRHLCSITKEDAMKWFQVKYEGVILNKAQAVTGPWSLV is encoded by the exons atg GGTTCCAAGAAGAAGCTGTCGAACCGGATGCGGGATATCAAGGTCCAGAACCTCGTCCGCAACGTCTCTGTGGCAGAGAGTCGCGATCGCTTCACTAGAGCCGCTAAG GTTCTAGAGCAGTTGAGCGGGCAGACACCAGTTTTCTCAAAGG CGAGTTACACTGTCCGGTCGTTTGGTATCAAGCGTAATGAGAAGATTGCATGCTATGTTACAGTCAGAGGTGACAAGGCCATGCAACTTCTGTTGAGCAGACTGAAAGTGAAAGAATATGAGCTGTTGGGGAGAAACTTAAGCAATATTGGTTGCTTTTTTTTTGGTATACAAGAACACATTGATCTTGGGATTAA ATCTGATCCTTCAACTGGTATCTATGGCATGGATTTCTATGTCGTCTTGGAGCGAGCTGGCTATCGTGTGAGCCATCGACACCTATGCAGCATCACAAAGGAGGACGCAATGAAGTGGTTCCAAGTGAAATATGAGGGTGTCATCCTCAACAAGGCTCAGGCAGTCACAGGTCCTTGGAGTTTGGTATGA